In a genomic window of Streptomyces sp. NBC_01142:
- a CDS encoding sensor histidine kinase, producing MIATPHPPLLKRVPPGVWVAAFWSALILVRTLQRPNELQRLLRYNGNIEDAPLLVTAIVTTLGALLLFRAPLAAVAIALTGAVFSLGMPVRETPFVLFLLADVLVGYTAATRSRRVSVLAAMLPAGTLAGYTLWRLAQGYYFNLSVPAALASTVVIAWLIGNTVHQNRSHADTVRAQATQQAVTAERLRIARELHDMVAHNIGIIAIQAGVGSRVMDTQPAETRNALNAIEATGRETLAGLRRMLGALRQSDQEPVPLDPAPGLAALDQLVGKTAAAGVRVDVRWRGDRRDLPSDIDLAAFRIVQEAVTNVVRHSGIRHCSVTVDHRPGELAVEVVDRGCGGTVAGSGYGIVGMRERVGLLHGEFSAGPRPEGGFRVAARLPVPVEARQ from the coding sequence GTGATCGCCACTCCTCATCCACCCCTGCTCAAACGCGTGCCACCGGGTGTGTGGGTGGCGGCCTTCTGGTCGGCCCTCATCCTGGTACGCACGCTCCAACGGCCGAACGAGCTGCAGCGTCTACTCCGGTACAACGGCAACATCGAAGACGCGCCGCTCCTGGTCACCGCCATCGTCACGACCCTGGGCGCACTGCTCCTGTTCCGCGCACCCTTGGCGGCCGTGGCCATCGCGCTCACGGGCGCTGTCTTCTCCCTCGGGATGCCGGTGCGGGAGACCCCGTTCGTCCTGTTCCTTCTGGCCGACGTTCTGGTGGGCTACACCGCGGCAACGCGCTCGCGGCGTGTGTCGGTCCTCGCCGCCATGCTGCCGGCCGGCACGCTGGCCGGCTACACGCTCTGGCGGCTGGCACAGGGGTACTACTTCAACCTCTCGGTGCCTGCCGCCCTCGCATCGACCGTCGTCATCGCCTGGCTGATCGGCAACACGGTCCATCAGAACCGGTCGCACGCCGACACGGTACGCGCCCAGGCCACGCAGCAGGCGGTCACGGCCGAGCGGCTGCGGATCGCCCGGGAGCTGCACGACATGGTCGCTCACAACATCGGCATCATCGCCATCCAGGCCGGCGTGGGCAGCCGGGTCATGGACACCCAGCCCGCCGAGACACGCAACGCGCTGAACGCCATCGAGGCCACCGGCAGGGAGACCCTCGCCGGCCTGCGGCGAATGCTCGGCGCACTGCGGCAGAGCGACCAGGAGCCCGTGCCGCTCGACCCGGCTCCGGGTCTGGCCGCCCTCGATCAACTGGTCGGGAAGACCGCGGCCGCCGGGGTCCGGGTCGACGTCCGGTGGCGGGGGGACCGTCGTGACCTGCCCTCCGACATCGACCTGGCGGCCTTTCGCATCGTCCAGGAGGCGGTCACCAACGTGGTGCGGCATTCCGGCATCCGGCACTGCAGCGTGACGGTTGACCACCGGCCGGGCGAACTGGCCGTCGAGGTCGTCGACCGCGGTTGCGGCGGCACCGTGGCAGGCTCCGGATACGGCATCGTCGGCATGCGGGAACGAGTCGGTCTGCTGCACGGCGAGTTCAGCGCCGGGCCGCGTCCGGAAGGCGGCTTCCGCGTGGCAGCCCGGCTGCCGGTGCCTGTGGAGGCACGACAGTGA
- a CDS encoding response regulator transcription factor has translation MIRVVLIDDQPLIRTGLRVLIADTPDLEVVGEAGSGAEAVELVQRLRPDVTIMDIRMPGMDGIEATRRINADPESRTHVLVLTTFDDDDYVYGALRAGASGFLVKDMPLETILDGIRIVAAGDALIAPSVTRRLIEEFAARPEPAPARRVVVDGITEREREVLTLVGRGLSNTEIAQELSISVATVKAHIARLFTKLDARDRVHLVILAYETGLVAPPGSPRR, from the coding sequence GTGATCCGTGTTGTTCTCATCGACGACCAGCCCCTGATCCGTACCGGCCTTCGCGTCCTCATCGCCGACACCCCCGACCTGGAGGTGGTAGGGGAGGCCGGAAGCGGTGCCGAGGCGGTGGAGCTGGTCCAACGGCTGCGGCCGGACGTCACCATCATGGACATCCGCATGCCAGGTATGGACGGCATCGAGGCCACCCGCCGGATCAACGCGGATCCGGAGTCGAGGACACACGTCCTCGTCCTCACCACCTTCGATGACGACGACTACGTCTACGGCGCGCTTCGCGCCGGAGCGAGCGGCTTCCTCGTCAAGGACATGCCGCTGGAGACCATCCTCGACGGGATCAGGATCGTCGCCGCCGGAGACGCTCTCATAGCTCCGAGCGTGACGCGCCGTCTCATCGAGGAGTTCGCGGCACGGCCCGAACCCGCCCCCGCCCGCCGGGTGGTAGTCGACGGCATCACCGAACGGGAACGGGAGGTCCTGACCCTCGTCGGCCGCGGCCTGTCCAACACCGAGATCGCCCAGGAGCTCTCCATCAGCGTGGCCACCGTCAAGGCGCACATCGCACGGCTCTTCACCAAACTCGACGCACGCGACCGGGTCCACCTCGTCATCCTCGCCTACGAGACCGGCCTGGTCGCGCCCCCCGGGTCGCCCCGGCGATGA
- a CDS encoding tyrosinase family protein → MADRKNQADLTATEKRDFIDAIVELKRQGRYDEFITTHNAFIMSDTDNGERTGHRSPSFLPWHRRFLLQFEQALQSVNPSVTLPYWDWTVDRTPRSSLWADNFLGGDGRSGDGRVTSGPFAFGGGNWPMNIRVDGRTFLRRSLGVGVRELPTRAEVDSVLAMPTYDASPWNSSSSGFRNNVEGWRGPNLHNRVHVWVGGQMTTGASPNDPVFWLHHCFIDKLWADWQSRHPSSGYVPTTAQRNVIGLRDTMKPWNDVTPEDMLDHTRHYTYR, encoded by the coding sequence ATGGCAGACCGCAAGAACCAAGCAGATCTGACCGCCACCGAGAAGCGTGATTTCATCGACGCCATCGTCGAACTCAAGCGTCAGGGCCGCTATGACGAGTTCATCACGACCCACAACGCCTTCATCATGAGTGACACCGACAACGGTGAGCGGACAGGACACCGTTCGCCGTCGTTCCTCCCCTGGCACCGCCGATTCCTGCTGCAGTTCGAACAGGCGCTGCAGAGCGTCAACCCCTCCGTCACCCTTCCCTACTGGGACTGGACGGTCGACCGTACGCCCCGCAGCTCCCTGTGGGCGGACAACTTCCTCGGTGGCGACGGCCGCAGCGGGGACGGCCGGGTCACTTCCGGCCCGTTCGCCTTCGGAGGCGGCAACTGGCCCATGAACATACGGGTCGACGGAAGGACCTTTCTACGGCGGTCACTGGGCGTCGGAGTCCGGGAGCTGCCCACCCGGGCCGAAGTGGACAGCGTTTTGGCCATGCCCACGTATGACGCCTCCCCCTGGAACAGCAGCTCCAGCGGCTTCCGCAACAACGTCGAGGGCTGGCGGGGCCCGAACCTCCACAACCGGGTCCACGTCTGGGTCGGGGGCCAGATGACCACCGGAGCCTCGCCGAACGACCCGGTCTTCTGGCTCCATCACTGCTTCATCGACAAACTGTGGGCCGACTGGCAGAGCCGGCATCCGTCCTCCGGATACGTGCCGACCACCGCTCAGCGCAATGTCATCGGCCTGCGCGACACCATGAAGCCGTGGAACGACGTCACACCGGAGGACATGCTCGACCACACGCGGCACTACACCTACCGCTGA
- a CDS encoding tyrosinase family oxidase copper chaperone, whose translation MQRLTRRDMVRGTTLAFAGAALAGPAAIAAATASRSGTPQGSRKPGAGTTHLAATRAAQVPEPFDEVYLGRHIEGWPAAEDHDGHDGHSAHGGHTSRAADDGHSPVEFVVRVDDDDLHVMQNSDGTWISVINHYETHHTPRDAARAAVRELHGATLVPVTV comes from the coding sequence GTGCAACGTCTCACCCGCCGCGACATGGTGCGAGGGACCACGCTGGCTTTTGCCGGAGCCGCGCTCGCCGGCCCGGCTGCCATCGCGGCAGCGACCGCGTCGAGGTCCGGCACGCCCCAGGGTTCCCGTAAGCCCGGGGCCGGTACGACACACCTTGCCGCCACGCGCGCGGCACAGGTGCCGGAGCCTTTCGACGAGGTGTACCTCGGTCGCCACATCGAAGGCTGGCCGGCGGCCGAGGACCACGACGGTCATGACGGCCACAGCGCTCACGGCGGCCACACGAGCCGAGCCGCGGACGACGGCCACAGCCCAGTGGAGTTCGTCGTCCGCGTGGACGACGACGATCTGCACGTGATGCAGAACTCGGACGGCACCTGGATCAGCGTCATCAACCACTACGAGACACACCACACGCCGCGTGACGCCGCCCGTGCCGCCGTACGCGAGCTCCATGGCGCAACTCTCGTACCGGTCACCGTCTGA